One Malania oleifera isolate guangnan ecotype guangnan chromosome 9, ASM2987363v1, whole genome shotgun sequence DNA segment encodes these proteins:
- the LOC131164764 gene encoding uncharacterized protein LOC131164764, producing MDEAETPPFWLQTSTTFRRAGDRRRRRSSSVFLNSGVLVALLLGTATLFIFFIIPSILSLTSRIFKPDLVKKSWDSLNLVLVLFAMICGFLSKKKDENENAGEDHRRFSNVSQLQQTERSSSPISAPQKWYEYPDRTVVSSIGTGRLMKRNSSSYPDFRRESWFVGGEDQWRFFDDTQMSHYRVLTSDHHRPRRPQREYDQDDSEFKNIPVDTFETRPRAASHTAAAPRSPPPPPLSPAEAPLSRLSTVGQEAKGSSGSLAQEEEENSTKGDFDVGKFQQLPQSQPLPPPPPPPPPPPPPLLPPSPQSVTPPPRKVRQKARRSFESLARKEKTEKSPNAEFDDWKFLTPPPPAPPPPSSLQSERKRGKGDRKRGGSSATKEFLTSLYHHGKKKKRQRQKSLDNFDTIVQDPLPCSPSGPPPPPPSVFHNLFSTKKAKTKTVHSVPPPPPPPPPPPLTSTALALKTKAQKAESQSHPTPIKTHKYPLPVEENTNSGSESPLIPIPPPPPPPPFRVPDWKFAVHGDFVRLLSSHSSRSGSPDPDQAEASPTKAAGVATETGETMPGLFCPSPDVNTKADSFIARFRAGLRMEKMNSFKERQMSGLGPGPGPHPNPTHSPGVIASGPSSC from the coding sequence ATGGATGAAGCTGAAACGCCACCGTTTTGGCTGCAGACCAGCACCACCTTCCGCCGTGCCGGCGACCGACGCCGCCGTCGTTCGTCCTCTGTCTTCCTGAACTCCGGCGTCCTTGTCGCACTCTTACTTGGAACCGCGACGCTCTTCATTTTCTTCATCATCCCTTCGATTCTTTCCCTCACCTCTCGAATCTTCAAGCCAGATTTGGTGAAGAAGAGCTGGGACTCTCTGAATTTGGTGCTTGTTCTTTTCGCGATGATCTGTGGATTTCTCAGtaaaaagaaagatgagaacGAAAATGCCGGTGAAGATCATCGCCGTTTTTCGAATGTCTCGCAATTACAGCAAACGGAAAGATCGAGTTCCCCAATTAGTGCTCCACAAAAATGGTACGAGTATCCAGATCGAACGGTCGTTAGTTCGATTGGAACGGGTAGATTGATGAAGAGGAATAGTAGTTCGTACCCAGATTTCCGGCGAGAGTCGTGGTTCGTGGGAGGCGAAGATCAATGGCGATTTTTCGATGATACCCAGATGAGTCATTATCGGGTTCTGACTTCGGATCATCATCGTCCACGACGGCCACAGCGGGAGTATGATCAAGACGACTCCGAGTTTAAGAACATACCTGTGGATACTTTTGAAACTCGTCCTAGGGCAGCTTCACACACGGCAGCGGCGCCGCGATCTCCTCCGCCTCCTCCCCTATCGCCGGCGGAGGCACCTCTGTCACGGCTGAGTACAGTTGGACAAGAGGCAAAGGGATCATCGGGATCTCTTGCGCAAGAAGAGGAGGAAAATTCTACTAAAGGAGATTTTGATGTCGGGAAATTCCAACAGCTGCCCCAATCGCAGCCACTTcctccgccgccgccgccgcctccGCCGCCTCCGCCGCCGCTGCTGCCACCATCACCGCAGTCGGTGACACCTCCGCCGCGGAAAGTAAGGCAGAAGGCGAGGCGATCATTTGAATCTCTTGCGCGTAAAGAAAAAACAGAGAAATCACCCAATGCTGAGTTCGATGACTGGAAATTCCTGACGCCGCCGCCGCCGGCCCCGCCACCTCCCTCGTCGTTGCAATCGGAGCGAAAACGCGGCAAAGGTGATAGGAAGAGAGGAGGTTCAAGTGCAACCAAGGAGTTTTTGACCTCACTATACCATCacggaaagaagaagaagaggcagAGACAGAAGAGTCTCGATAATTTCGATACCATCGTTCAGGATCCATTACCTTGTTCGCCTTCAGGTCCTCCGCCACCACCACCTTCGGTATTCCACAATCTGTTTTCTACCAAAAAGGCCAAAACCAAGACAGTCCACTCAGttccgccgccgccgccgccgccgccaccGCCCCCACTCACTTCGACTGCCCTCGCACTAAAAACGAAGGCCCAAAAAGCAGAGTCGCAGTCGCATCCAACTCCGATCAAGACCCACAAATATCCATTACCGGTGGAAGAGAACACGAACAGCGGCAGCGAGTCTCCCCTGATCCCGATACCGCCGCCGCCTCCGCCGCCGCCTTTCCGAGTACCGGACTGGAAGTTCGCCGTGCACGGCGATTTTGTCAGATTGCTGAGCAGCCACAGCTCGCGCAGCGGTTCTCCTGACCCAGATCAAGCCGAAGCTTCGCCGACAAAGGCCGCTGGCGTTGCTACAGAAACCGGTGAGACAATGCCGGGATTGTTCTGTCCAAGCCCGGACGTGAACACCAAAGCTGATAGCTTCATCGCCAGGTTCAGGGCAGGCTTGAGGATGGAGAAGATGAATTCCTTCAAGGAGAGGCAAATGTCTGGGCTTGGGCCAGGCCCAGGCCCACACCCAAATCCTACCCACAGCCCAGGAGTTATAGCTTCTGGACCAAGCTCTTGTTGA